A window from Streptomyces sp. SAI-127 encodes these proteins:
- a CDS encoding LuxR family transcriptional regulator produces MKGKNPGFLHGRQSERTVLDRHLAKVRDGHSAVLVLRGEAGIGKSALLEYVAETAEDCTVVRAAGVEAEMELAFGGLHQLCAPFLDRLGHLPDPQRTALETAFGLSAGTPPDRFLVGLAVLSLLADVAEETPLICLVDDVQWLDRVSAQIVGFVARRLMAERVGLIFAVREADGERALQGLPELTLGGLSEPDARALLTSVLPGRFDEPVRSRILSEARGNPLALLELPRSTSVAELAGGYASPSMGPLIGRLEHNFSLRVEELPPQTRRLLLLAAAEPVGDVSLLRRAADILGVSMNEASPAVAANLLEVRTRVQFRHPLVRSAVYRAAGPAERRQVHQALAEATDARSDPDRRAWHLARAAAEPDEAVADELARSADRAQARGGIAASAAFLERAAELTPDPSRRRSRALAAARAKYLAGAFDAALELLNVAEMGALDDLQHAQASLLRGQITFGSRSAAATVPLLLTAAREFEPLDAGIARETYRDAFYAALTAGRVSSGPGPEEVARAARTAPPTAHPGPTDLFLDGLALATTDGYTAGAPILRRALNTLRCGGFTVEQSLGWLPFACRMAHSVWDFDSWSTLSAKLVRLARETGTLSVLPSALLLRLSNRVFAGDLDDADSLAAEAVTIGEATGSHFLAHYGALVIEPWRGRETETLRAIGTITGDRTLSSEGKALTAPQWALAVLYNGLGRYEEACAAAAKGCEYPQELGLALSSLVELVEAAARSGQRELAIEAAGRLATICQASGTAWATGTSAAGRALISEGDTADALYREAIARLESTPVRTALARTRLLYGEWLSRENRRAEARDQLTRAHQILDRAGAEAFAERARRELEAAGETVRRRDTGTDEPLTPQEAQIARLAGEGLTNLEIGAQLFLSPHTIEWHLRKVFTKLGIRSRKQLGAVLPGGAATPA; encoded by the coding sequence ATGAAAGGCAAGAATCCAGGCTTCCTGCACGGGCGGCAGAGCGAGCGAACGGTGCTGGACCGGCATCTGGCCAAGGTGCGCGACGGCCACAGCGCGGTCCTCGTGCTGCGCGGTGAGGCCGGAATCGGCAAGTCCGCCCTGCTGGAGTACGTGGCCGAGACCGCCGAGGACTGCACCGTGGTGCGCGCGGCGGGAGTCGAGGCCGAGATGGAGCTGGCTTTCGGGGGCCTGCACCAGCTGTGCGCGCCTTTCCTCGATCGCCTCGGGCACCTCCCCGATCCGCAGCGGACGGCCCTGGAGACCGCCTTCGGGCTCAGCGCGGGCACTCCCCCGGACCGGTTCCTCGTGGGGCTGGCGGTCCTCAGCCTGCTGGCCGACGTCGCTGAGGAGACGCCGCTGATCTGTCTCGTCGACGACGTGCAGTGGCTCGACCGCGTCTCGGCCCAGATCGTCGGGTTCGTCGCCCGGCGTCTGATGGCGGAGCGCGTGGGGCTGATCTTCGCCGTCCGCGAGGCGGACGGGGAACGCGCCCTGCAAGGGCTGCCCGAGCTCACCCTCGGGGGGCTGAGCGAGCCCGACGCCCGCGCCCTGCTGACCTCGGTGCTACCCGGCCGGTTCGACGAGCCGGTCCGCAGCAGGATTCTCTCCGAAGCGCGCGGCAATCCGCTAGCCCTGCTGGAACTGCCCCGCAGCACCTCCGTGGCCGAACTCGCGGGCGGCTACGCCTCACCGTCGATGGGGCCGCTCATCGGCAGGCTCGAGCACAATTTCAGCCTGCGCGTCGAGGAACTGCCCCCGCAGACGCGGCGGCTGCTGCTGCTCGCGGCGGCCGAGCCCGTCGGCGATGTCTCACTGCTCCGCCGCGCCGCCGACATCCTCGGCGTGTCCATGAACGAGGCCTCCCCCGCGGTGGCCGCGAACCTGCTGGAAGTGCGCACACGGGTCCAGTTCCGGCACCCGTTGGTGCGCTCGGCCGTCTACCGCGCGGCGGGACCGGCCGAGCGCCGGCAGGTGCACCAGGCACTGGCCGAGGCCACGGACGCGCGGTCCGACCCCGACCGCCGCGCCTGGCACCTGGCCCGCGCCGCGGCGGAGCCCGACGAGGCCGTGGCGGACGAACTGGCCCGCTCGGCCGACCGCGCGCAGGCGCGTGGCGGCATCGCCGCGTCGGCGGCCTTCCTGGAACGAGCGGCCGAGCTGACACCTGATCCCTCCCGCCGCCGCAGCAGAGCGCTGGCAGCGGCCCGGGCCAAGTACCTCGCCGGAGCGTTCGACGCCGCGCTCGAGCTGCTGAACGTGGCCGAGATGGGCGCGCTCGACGATCTGCAACACGCCCAGGCCAGCCTGCTGCGTGGGCAGATCACCTTCGGATCCCGCAGTGCCGCTGCCACCGTGCCGCTGCTGCTCACGGCAGCCCGGGAGTTCGAGCCGCTCGACGCCGGCATCGCGCGCGAGACCTACCGGGACGCGTTCTACGCGGCCCTCACCGCGGGCCGTGTGTCCAGCGGCCCCGGTCCCGAGGAGGTCGCCCGGGCCGCACGCACCGCGCCCCCGACAGCTCACCCCGGACCCACCGACCTCTTCCTCGACGGCCTGGCCTTGGCCACCACGGACGGCTACACGGCGGGCGCCCCGATTCTGCGCCGCGCTCTGAACACGCTGCGGTGCGGCGGCTTCACGGTGGAACAGTCGCTGGGCTGGCTCCCGTTCGCCTGCCGCATGGCCCACAGCGTGTGGGACTTCGACAGCTGGAGCACCCTGTCGGCCAAGCTCGTCCGTCTGGCACGGGAGACCGGAACGCTGTCCGTGCTGCCCTCGGCGCTCCTGCTGCGGCTGTCGAACCGGGTCTTCGCCGGTGATCTGGACGACGCGGACTCGCTCGCCGCGGAAGCGGTGACAATCGGCGAGGCCACCGGCAGCCACTTCCTCGCGCACTACGGGGCGTTGGTGATCGAACCGTGGCGCGGCCGCGAGACCGAGACGCTGCGGGCGATCGGGACGATCACCGGCGACCGGACCCTCAGCAGCGAGGGAAAGGCGCTCACGGCTCCCCAGTGGGCGCTGGCCGTGCTGTACAACGGCCTCGGGCGGTACGAAGAGGCCTGCGCCGCCGCCGCCAAGGGCTGCGAGTACCCGCAGGAGCTGGGGCTCGCCCTCTCCTCCCTGGTCGAGCTTGTGGAGGCGGCGGCCCGCAGCGGGCAGCGGGAACTCGCCATCGAGGCCGCCGGTCGCCTCGCGACCATCTGCCAGGCCAGTGGCACGGCCTGGGCGACGGGCACTTCCGCGGCGGGGCGTGCCCTGATCAGTGAGGGGGACACGGCCGACGCCCTGTACCGGGAGGCGATCGCCCGGCTGGAGAGCACCCCGGTGCGAACGGCGCTCGCACGCACCCGGCTGCTGTACGGCGAATGGCTGAGCCGCGAGAACCGCCGCGCCGAGGCCCGGGACCAGCTGACCCGCGCCCACCAGATCCTCGACCGGGCTGGCGCGGAGGCCTTCGCCGAGCGCGCCCGCCGGGAGCTGGAGGCCGCCGGGGAGACGGTGCGCAGGCGCGACACCGGCACCGACGAGCCGCTCACGCCTCAGGAGGCCCAGATCGCCCGGCTGGCCGGCGAAGGGCTGACCAACCTCGAGATCGGCGCGCAGCTGTTCCTCAGCCCGCACACCATCGAATGGCATTTGCGGAAGGTGTTCACGAAGCTCGGGATCCGGTCCCGCAAACAGCTGGGCGCCGTGCTGCCGGGCGGGGCGGCGACCCCCGCCTGA
- a CDS encoding WhiB family transcriptional regulator codes for MSWRERAACREVDPDLFFPIGTAGLTLVQIDEAKAVCARCPVREWCLQWALDVGQVEGIWGGTTESERRATRRGSARKDVERIVAKAS; via the coding sequence ATGAGTTGGCGCGAGAGAGCGGCCTGCCGGGAGGTCGACCCCGACCTGTTCTTCCCCATCGGCACCGCGGGTCTGACGCTGGTCCAAATCGACGAGGCGAAGGCCGTGTGCGCCCGGTGCCCCGTGCGGGAGTGGTGTCTGCAGTGGGCGCTGGACGTCGGGCAGGTCGAGGGCATCTGGGGCGGCACGACGGAGAGCGAGCGCCGCGCGACGCGACGAGGCTCGGCGCGTAAGGACGTCGAGCGGATAGTTGCGAAGGCGTCCTGA
- a CDS encoding NAD(P)H-binding protein, which translates to MKVVVAGATGRIGSRSVTRLRDHGAQVVPLSRALSVNAGDAHALHRALRGAQILVNVTDAPSRQQDVSTAFFGETTRSILMAARKAGAEHYVALSAVGAGRVASGYLRAQAAQEDLVRRSALPYSPVRATPFFASGESAVCAGVHADGVHVAPLLRPVAAGDVAAPSPTPPSRCRCSASWRPPDPRSDRSRTSPPTCSPPRTA; encoded by the coding sequence ATGAAAGTCGTCGTTGCAGGCGCCACGGGACGGATCGGCTCGAGATCGGTCACCCGTCTGCGGGACCACGGGGCGCAGGTGGTGCCCCTCTCCCGCGCCCTGAGCGTCAACGCCGGTGACGCACACGCTCTGCACCGAGCACTGCGCGGTGCGCAGATCCTGGTGAACGTCACCGACGCGCCCTCGCGACAGCAGGACGTCAGCACGGCGTTCTTCGGCGAAACCACCCGCAGCATCCTGATGGCCGCCAGGAAGGCCGGCGCCGAGCACTACGTGGCCCTGTCCGCCGTGGGCGCCGGCCGCGTCGCCTCGGGTTACCTCCGGGCCCAGGCCGCACAGGAGGACCTCGTCCGCCGCTCCGCACTGCCGTATTCCCCGGTGCGCGCCACCCCGTTCTTCGCGTCCGGGGAGAGCGCCGTCTGCGCGGGCGTACACGCGGACGGGGTGCACGTAGCCCCGCTGCTGCGGCCGGTCGCGGCCGGCGACGTCGCCGCACCCTCGCCCACGCCGCCGTCGCGGTGCCGCTGTTCGGCGTCCTGGAGGCCGCCGGACCCGAGGAGCGACCGTTCGAGGACTTCGCCTCCGACGTGCTCGCCGCCCAGGACCGCGTGA
- a CDS encoding MarR family winged helix-turn-helix transcriptional regulator, with protein sequence MTGTSHGDVVREVRTDPADDRTQSCATDRWDALDRLHRRVQGTVERRLREETGFGLSEVQALRYVGRTSAGAEPMRLGDVAHGLGLSQSATSRLMGRLRRQGLIISSAVDHDRRGVQVLLTPAGHAALRRTGSRYEQVVRDAVRDLGSQDADPLLWHFLIGESDARTVIR encoded by the coding sequence ATGACCGGCACGTCGCACGGGGACGTGGTGCGCGAGGTGCGCACCGACCCTGCCGACGACCGCACGCAGTCCTGCGCGACCGACCGGTGGGACGCCCTCGATCGCCTCCACCGCCGGGTCCAGGGGACGGTGGAGCGGCGGCTGCGCGAGGAGACCGGGTTCGGGTTGAGTGAAGTACAGGCCCTGCGCTACGTGGGAAGGACCTCCGCCGGCGCCGAACCCATGCGGCTCGGAGATGTAGCCCACGGGCTCGGCCTGAGCCAGTCCGCCACGAGCAGGCTGATGGGACGCCTGCGCCGACAGGGCCTGATCATCTCGAGCGCCGTCGACCACGACCGGCGCGGCGTGCAGGTGCTGCTGACCCCGGCGGGGCACGCCGCGCTGCGCCGTACCGGGTCCCGCTACGAACAGGTCGTCCGGGACGCGGTCCGCGATCTCGGCTCCCAGGACGCGGATCCCCTCCTGTGGCATTTCCTCATCGGCGAGAGTGACGCCCGCACGGTCATCCGCTGA
- the aceE gene encoding pyruvate dehydrogenase (acetyl-transferring), homodimeric type yields the protein MSDPSRPIASSSSSELDQLPDRDREETAEWQASLDAVIRNAGPDRAVYLIRRVHEYAARAGLSVPGLLTTDYVNTVPAAAQPAFDGDIAMETRITALNRWNAAAVVTRGSRLGLGGHISTYASAAWLYEIGFNHFFRGKEQDGSGDQLFLQGHASPGIYARVFLEGRLSEQQLDGFRREAGGHGLPSYPHPRRLPWLWEFPTVSMGLGPLGAVYQARFNRYLQARGIKDTSASRVWAFLGDGETDEPEATAALTLASREGLDNLTFVINCNLQRLDGPVRSNSKIVQELEARFRGAGWNVVKTLWGEAWDPLLAQDTTGDLVRRLGEEPDAQMQTFAARDATYIRKNFFVGDALSALSATLGDALVVDLFENSRGGHEPLKVYAAYRAAVEHRGAPTVILAQTVKGHTLGSAFESRNANHQMKKLTMAQFRELRDVLDLPIPDSALAGDVVPFWHPGENSPEVRYLRERRAALGGPAPARRVIAKPLPEPVAQPFEALLKGFGHQEVATTMALVRLVKDLMRDGRIGARWVPIIPDEARTFGMESMFPTAGIYSPRGQTYEPVDADQLLHYRESETGQLLIEGITEAGSMAEFTAAATSYATHGEPMIPFYIFYAMFGFQRTGDQFWALADQMGRGFVVGGTAGRTTMTGEGLQHGDGHSHLLAATNPAAVSYDPAFAFEIAVIVRDGLRRMFGKRPENVFYYLTVYNEPKPQPPIPAWPGIEEGIVRGLYPFRPGDPAVSGPRLQLLASGTAVHWALHAQELLAADWNVRADVWSVTSWTELRRDAMDADTARTRGETRVPFVTEALAGAPGPVLAVSDWMRQVPDQIGQWIEQDYYSLGTDGFGLSDTREDARRYFRVDAESITVTALDRLAQAGQVDPDTVDRARKHYGLDT from the coding sequence ATGAGTGACCCGTCCCGGCCCATCGCATCCTCGTCGAGCAGTGAGCTCGACCAGCTTCCCGACCGTGACCGCGAAGAGACCGCCGAGTGGCAGGCCTCCCTCGACGCCGTCATACGCAACGCCGGACCCGATCGGGCGGTGTACCTGATCCGGCGCGTGCACGAGTACGCGGCCCGCGCCGGCCTGTCCGTGCCGGGGCTGCTCACCACGGACTACGTCAACACCGTCCCGGCGGCCGCGCAGCCAGCGTTCGACGGCGACATCGCCATGGAAACCAGGATCACCGCCCTGAACCGGTGGAACGCCGCGGCCGTGGTCACCCGCGGCTCCCGGCTCGGCCTGGGCGGACACATCTCCACCTACGCCTCGGCGGCCTGGCTGTACGAGATCGGCTTCAACCACTTCTTCCGTGGCAAGGAACAGGACGGCTCGGGCGACCAGTTGTTCCTCCAGGGGCACGCCTCGCCGGGCATCTACGCCCGGGTGTTCCTCGAAGGCCGCCTGAGCGAGCAGCAGTTGGACGGCTTCCGGCGCGAGGCCGGCGGTCACGGCCTCCCGTCCTACCCGCACCCCAGGCGCCTGCCGTGGCTGTGGGAGTTCCCAACCGTGTCCATGGGCCTCGGCCCTCTTGGCGCCGTCTACCAGGCACGCTTCAACCGCTATCTGCAGGCCCGCGGCATCAAGGACACCTCCGCCTCCCGCGTGTGGGCGTTCCTCGGCGACGGGGAGACGGACGAGCCGGAGGCCACAGCCGCCCTGACGCTGGCCTCCCGTGAGGGTCTGGACAACCTCACCTTCGTGATCAACTGCAACCTGCAACGCCTCGACGGACCCGTGCGGTCCAACTCCAAGATCGTGCAGGAGCTGGAGGCCCGGTTCCGCGGGGCGGGCTGGAACGTGGTCAAGACCCTGTGGGGCGAGGCCTGGGACCCGCTGCTGGCCCAGGACACCACCGGCGACCTGGTGCGCCGCCTGGGTGAGGAGCCCGACGCCCAGATGCAGACCTTCGCCGCGCGGGACGCCACCTACATCCGCAAGAACTTCTTCGTCGGAGACGCCCTGTCCGCACTCTCCGCCACCCTGGGCGACGCCCTGGTGGTGGACCTCTTCGAGAATTCCCGCGGTGGGCACGAGCCGTTGAAGGTGTACGCCGCCTACCGGGCCGCCGTCGAACACCGGGGGGCACCGACGGTGATCCTCGCCCAGACGGTCAAGGGGCACACCCTCGGGTCGGCGTTCGAGTCCCGCAACGCCAACCACCAGATGAAGAAGCTGACCATGGCGCAGTTCCGCGAGCTGCGCGACGTGCTGGATCTGCCCATCCCCGACAGCGCCCTCGCCGGTGACGTCGTCCCCTTCTGGCATCCGGGGGAGAACTCGCCTGAGGTGCGGTACCTGCGCGAGCGGCGCGCCGCGCTGGGCGGTCCCGCCCCCGCGCGCCGTGTGATCGCCAAGCCGCTGCCGGAGCCTGTCGCGCAGCCGTTCGAGGCGCTGCTCAAGGGCTTCGGCCACCAGGAGGTCGCCACCACCATGGCGTTGGTCCGACTGGTGAAGGACCTGATGCGGGACGGCCGCATCGGCGCCCGCTGGGTGCCGATCATCCCTGACGAGGCCCGTACCTTCGGCATGGAGTCGATGTTCCCCACGGCCGGCATCTACTCGCCGCGGGGCCAGACCTACGAACCCGTCGACGCCGACCAGCTGCTGCACTACAGGGAGAGCGAGACCGGGCAGCTCCTCATCGAGGGCATCACCGAAGCCGGTTCCATGGCCGAGTTCACCGCCGCCGCGACCTCGTACGCCACCCACGGCGAGCCGATGATCCCGTTCTACATCTTCTACGCCATGTTCGGCTTCCAGCGCACCGGCGACCAGTTCTGGGCCCTCGCCGATCAGATGGGCCGCGGGTTCGTCGTCGGCGGCACCGCCGGGCGCACCACCATGACTGGCGAAGGTCTCCAGCACGGCGACGGCCACTCGCACCTCCTGGCCGCCACCAACCCGGCGGCCGTCAGCTACGACCCGGCCTTCGCCTTCGAGATCGCGGTCATCGTCCGCGACGGCCTGCGCCGGATGTTCGGGAAGCGGCCCGAGAACGTCTTCTACTACCTCACGGTCTACAACGAGCCGAAGCCCCAGCCGCCCATTCCCGCGTGGCCCGGCATCGAGGAGGGCATCGTCCGCGGCCTGTACCCGTTCCGACCCGGCGACCCCGCCGTGTCCGGCCCTCGGCTGCAGCTCCTGGCCTCCGGCACCGCCGTCCACTGGGCACTGCACGCGCAGGAACTGCTCGCCGCCGACTGGAACGTGCGCGCCGATGTCTGGTCGGTGACGTCCTGGACGGAGCTGCGCCGGGACGCGATGGACGCCGACACCGCCCGCACGCGCGGCGAGACACGTGTGCCCTTCGTGACCGAGGCGCTCGCCGGTGCGCCGGGTCCGGTCCTGGCCGTCAGCGACTGGATGCGCCAGGTCCCCGACCAGATCGGCCAGTGGATCGAGCAGGACTACTACTCACTGGGCACGGACGGATTCGGCCTGTCCGACACCCGCGAGGACGCACGGCGCTACTTCCGCGTGGACGCCGAATCGATCACCGTGACGGCCCTGGACCGGCTGGCACAGGCCGGACAAGTGGACCCCGACACCGTCGACCGCGCCCGCAAGCACTACGGCCTGGACACCTGA
- a CDS encoding alpha/beta hydrolase, translating into MNATQGPRPLPSPAVDPRDPLSPGTHTLVVQHGTAAVDQRYHVAGTGPVCVAHSGGPGIGWEYLRMPELERSMTVVYLEPVGTGESGRLADPRDYTLATYTHFLHAVVEQLGLAEVALLGHSHGGFVAQRYALDHPERLASVVLYDTSPMTGEEFWAAAVANMESFVQRHADERPEVATYVAGLTTRLDRSDDEGATKVLRTISPAYFHDYWGREEEFAAGRAALRMFAAPAWGVEPPFDVREELPRLTVPTLVLVGGDDFICGPRWAHMMHQLLPDARLVILQETGHLGHIERPERFTAAVRDFLSG; encoded by the coding sequence GTGAACGCCACACAGGGCCCGAGGCCCCTACCCAGCCCAGCCGTCGATCCCCGGGACCCCCTCTCCCCGGGCACCCACACCCTCGTCGTCCAGCACGGCACGGCCGCCGTTGACCAGCGCTACCACGTCGCCGGAACCGGCCCGGTGTGCGTCGCCCACTCCGGAGGGCCGGGCATCGGCTGGGAATACCTGCGCATGCCCGAGCTGGAGCGCAGCATGACCGTCGTCTACCTCGAGCCGGTCGGCACGGGCGAGTCCGGCCGGTTGGCCGACCCACGCGACTACACCCTCGCCACCTACACCCACTTCCTGCACGCGGTGGTCGAGCAGCTGGGCCTCGCCGAGGTGGCCCTGCTGGGCCACTCCCACGGCGGCTTCGTCGCGCAGCGCTACGCCCTCGACCACCCCGAGCGCCTGGCGTCCGTCGTCCTGTACGACACCTCACCGATGACGGGAGAGGAGTTCTGGGCGGCCGCCGTGGCCAACATGGAGAGCTTCGTCCAGCGGCACGCCGACGAGCGGCCGGAAGTGGCCACCTACGTCGCGGGTCTCACCACGCGACTCGACCGGTCCGACGACGAGGGCGCCACGAAGGTGCTGCGCACCATCTCGCCCGCCTATTTCCACGACTACTGGGGCCGCGAGGAGGAGTTCGCCGCGGGGCGGGCAGCTCTGCGGATGTTCGCGGCACCGGCCTGGGGGGTGGAGCCCCCGTTCGACGTCCGCGAGGAACTGCCCCGGCTCACCGTCCCGACCCTGGTCCTGGTCGGCGGGGACGACTTCATCTGCGGGCCGCGCTGGGCGCACATGATGCACCAGCTCCTTCCCGACGCCAGGCTGGTGATCCTGCAGGAGACCGGCCATCTCGGGCACATAGAGCGTCCCGAGAGGTTCACGGCGGCCGTGCGCGACTTCCTCAGCGGATGA
- a CDS encoding sigma-70 family RNA polymerase sigma factor, translated as MDTSVIATRQSPQSVVVTITAAPVELNDAVFVFGRVRPGLLKIANRILRDPGEAEDVIQEAWLRWQGTDRTVVADPGALLRTTTVRLAINVLQSARRRRESSATPWLPESTDTGMTPEALAERQDSVEHAVLLLLQTLTPNQRAAYVLREAFGYSYDQIGDLLHLSVANARQQVSRAQDRLNNRRHRQHVDAATHRRLVQAIFTAARAGDLDRLEHVLTGQDAPYSGEGTAARDGAPSHRATA; from the coding sequence GTGGACACATCTGTGATCGCAACCCGGCAGAGCCCGCAGTCGGTGGTGGTGACCATCACTGCCGCGCCCGTGGAACTCAACGACGCGGTCTTCGTGTTCGGCCGCGTCCGGCCAGGACTGCTCAAGATCGCCAACCGGATCCTCCGAGATCCCGGCGAAGCCGAGGACGTCATCCAGGAGGCGTGGCTGCGCTGGCAGGGCACGGACCGCACCGTCGTCGCCGACCCCGGTGCGCTGCTCCGCACGACGACAGTCCGGCTCGCCATCAACGTGCTGCAGTCGGCACGCAGACGCCGCGAGTCCAGTGCCACCCCCTGGCTGCCGGAGTCCACGGACACCGGGATGACACCAGAGGCCCTGGCCGAACGCCAGGACTCGGTGGAGCATGCCGTCCTGCTGCTTCTGCAGACCCTGACCCCCAACCAGCGCGCGGCGTACGTGCTGCGCGAGGCGTTCGGCTATTCCTACGACCAGATCGGCGACCTGCTCCACCTGTCCGTGGCGAACGCACGGCAGCAGGTCTCCCGCGCGCAGGACAGACTGAACAACCGGCGGCACCGGCAGCACGTGGACGCGGCCACCCATCGGCGGCTCGTTCAAGCGATCTTCACCGCCGCCCGCGCAGGAGACCTCGACCGCCTGGAGCACGTGCTGACCGGCCAGGACGCGCCGTACTCCGGTGAGGGGACGGCCGCACGCGACGGCGCGCCTTCCCACCGGGCCACCGCATGA
- a CDS encoding cupin domain-containing protein: MSYPYPEQKYFGDNGEVSAVFRPADTPPDLGESGPGKDATHYLATTATTRGEFGLYRVEMRPRAGGPKTHFHKRISESFYILDGTVRVFDGVRWVDARKGDFLHVPQGGLHAFRNDSDAPADMLLLFTPGAPREEYFEQVSQLAHASEEERSAFFDRHDSYFVE; encoded by the coding sequence ATGTCGTACCCCTACCCGGAACAGAAGTACTTCGGAGACAACGGCGAGGTCAGCGCCGTGTTCCGGCCTGCCGACACCCCACCCGACCTCGGCGAGAGCGGGCCGGGCAAGGACGCCACCCACTATCTGGCCACCACCGCGACCACCCGCGGCGAGTTCGGGCTGTACCGCGTCGAGATGAGGCCGCGGGCCGGCGGCCCGAAGACGCACTTCCACAAGCGGATCTCGGAGTCGTTCTACATCCTGGACGGCACCGTGCGCGTCTTCGACGGTGTGCGCTGGGTGGACGCCCGCAAGGGCGACTTCCTGCACGTGCCGCAAGGCGGGCTGCACGCCTTCCGCAACGACTCCGACGCACCGGCGGACATGCTCCTGCTGTTCACACCGGGCGCGCCGCGCGAGGAGTACTTCGAGCAGGTGTCGCAACTGGCGCACGCCTCGGAGGAGGAGCGCTCCGCGTTCTTCGACCGGCACGACTCCTACTTCGTGGAGTAG
- a CDS encoding 2-oxo acid dehydrogenase subunit E2: MAISVTLPALGESVTEGTVTRWLKQPGEHVQEDEPLLEVSTDKVDTEIPAPATGVLLTIVVGEDETVEVGAELAVIGPPDAEPSAATAVTAAPAAPVTAPQPAPSSAPVAQPTAAAPMTHPAPAAAHAPMPAPAAAPAPRPMPAAAPPTAALRGHTAAVPRLRKAVGDSLKQALLEQAQLTSTVEADATGLLRLWRRTADGYMAREGFALTPLPFFVLAAAQALKAHPVINARIDAGGATITYYDIANVGITVDTDQGPVTPVVRGAGDLTVSGIARAVHDLTDHALAGRLTPADVAGATFTVSDTGTRGALFDTLIVPPHQAAILGVGAAVRRPAVVQDGDEEFIGVRELVHVSLSYDHRLVDGTDAARYLTTVKKIVEAAAFEDVL; this comes from the coding sequence ATGGCTATTTCCGTGACCCTTCCCGCGCTCGGCGAGTCCGTGACCGAGGGCACCGTGACCCGCTGGCTGAAGCAGCCCGGCGAGCACGTCCAGGAAGACGAACCGCTGCTGGAGGTGTCCACCGACAAAGTGGACACCGAGATCCCCGCTCCCGCCACGGGAGTCTTGCTGACCATCGTCGTCGGCGAGGACGAGACGGTCGAAGTGGGCGCCGAGCTCGCCGTCATCGGCCCGCCCGACGCCGAACCGTCGGCGGCGACCGCGGTCACCGCCGCCCCGGCCGCGCCGGTGACCGCACCGCAGCCCGCACCCTCATCGGCGCCGGTCGCGCAGCCGACCGCCGCGGCGCCGATGACGCACCCCGCACCCGCCGCCGCACACGCCCCGATGCCGGCACCCGCGGCCGCTCCGGCTCCGCGCCCCATGCCAGCAGCGGCTCCGCCGACGGCTGCCCTGCGCGGGCACACCGCCGCCGTCCCCCGGCTGCGCAAGGCCGTCGGCGACAGTCTCAAGCAGGCGCTGCTGGAGCAGGCGCAGCTGACCTCCACCGTCGAGGCCGACGCCACCGGCCTGCTGCGGCTGTGGCGGCGGACAGCGGACGGCTACATGGCCCGCGAGGGCTTCGCCCTGACACCGTTGCCGTTCTTCGTCCTGGCCGCCGCCCAGGCGCTCAAGGCACATCCCGTCATCAACGCCAGGATCGATGCGGGCGGCGCGACCATCACGTACTACGACATCGCGAACGTCGGCATCACGGTCGACACCGACCAGGGGCCGGTGACTCCGGTGGTGCGGGGCGCGGGCGATCTGACCGTCAGCGGCATCGCCCGTGCCGTCCACGACCTCACCGACCACGCCCTCGCCGGCCGACTCACGCCCGCGGACGTGGCAGGAGCCACCTTCACGGTCTCCGACACCGGAACACGCGGCGCCCTCTTCGACACCCTCATCGTCCCGCCGCACCAGGCGGCCATCCTGGGTGTGGGAGCCGCGGTCAGACGGCCCGCGGTCGTACAGGACGGCGACGAGGAGTTCATCGGTGTCCGCGAACTGGTCCACGTCTCGCTCTCCTACGACCACCGGCTGGTGGACGGCACGGACGCCGCCCGCTATCTGACCACCGTGAAGAAGATCGTCGAGGCTGCGGCGTTCGAGGACGTTCTCTGA